The Primulina tabacum isolate GXHZ01 chromosome 1, ASM2559414v2, whole genome shotgun sequence genome contains the following window.
TCAGATACAGTGAAATATAAGATTTATATGAATATGCTATACTTTGATCAAAATTTTTGAGGCAAAATAAAACTCAATTGAAATGGGCGAATGCAGAAGAAGACCCACGAGAGCATAAACAACAGACTGGCTCTCGTGGTGAAGAGTGGAAAATACACTCTTGGTTACAAGACAGTCCTGAAGACACTCCGAAACTCCAAAGGTTTAGCTATTATGAATTATTATTTTACTTTACGAGGAACGtgtttttatgttttgtatTTCCGAAAGTAATTCGATGTGTTGGGGATACTGGAAATGCCAGGTAAATTGGTGCTGATCTCCAACAACTGTCCACCTTTGAGGAAGTCCGAGATTGAGTACTATGCCATGCTTTCTAAAGTCGTGGTTCATCATTTCAACGGAAGTGAGTTTTATGGGtggtttctttttttcttttccttttttcatTTCACAATCCATTAAATTGCATTTTTGTGTGTTTGTGCGTGTGAGATGGGGTAATAGGTATATGTTGATGCATACTCTGTACTTACGTGGATGGTGTACTTAATTGTTGTTTGTACTTGTGGGTATTTTTGCCTGTATATAGTCTTGCTGGAAGGGAAATTTGACTGACAAGTGATTCTAAAGTAAGCAATGCTCCGTTGTGATTACGCAGTTTCTTCATTGTCCCTTCCTGATTGAAAAAATCTCCATGGtttattctttcattttatCCTTTTCCCCCTTGGTGGATTAGTTTACGAGTTctgttgagattttattgtatCCTTGTTATAATGAATGACTCGTCTCAATTAGAGATCCATTGCATGTTCCCTTtattttttgatgatttaataTCCAGAATTTCTTAATCATGTTATTATAATCCTACTTAAATCGACAAAGCATTCAACACCACTTAGCAGATGTAAATAACCAGAGCCTGTATTGTTGCTTAGCTTCTCCAGACCCTGCCATTTCAATATATTTATAGCTTATTCGTACAACAGTTTGAAAAAATCTGTCTTCCTATTCTTTTCCTTTATTGGTTTTCATGTATTCCCTTTTCATTCTAGCTTTTTGTGGTGGTTCTATGTTTTGTAGACAACGTTGATCTAGGAACTGCGTGTGGAAAGTATTTCCGGGTGTCATGCCTCAGTATCTTGGACCCGGGTAAGATTAAGCAAAACATCTCCATCTCTACTTAGCGATTGTCTTTGTTTTGCAAAAATTTTGGGAAGTAACGTTGAGTGTGTTAAATAATTTCAGGTGATTCTGATATCATTAAATCTTTGACTGGAGGAGACCAATGAGAGGTGGTATTGCCATAGAACCAGTGTAACCTTATTCTCTTTTGTTTTGAGGATTCAATTCGTGCTTTTGAGTTTGTATCTCAAGTACCTTATTTATAAGAACTATGTTTTTTCGATGTTCGCGACATTGTTTTGTTGGCTCATCTTGACCTTTAGCCATTGAGGTTTGGATGCATGACAATCAGTTTCTTTTACTTTGGAAATTAGCATTTTTTCGAATGGTGTACAATGGTATTTATATACAGATATTCCTACAACACAGCATGAGTATGTTATGCCTTGCTGTCAATTATCTCCTAATGTCACCCTCGATGGATGGCAAAGGCCTTGCAGTCCTGATTCGAGCATGATCAAAAGAACATTTCGAATAATTttatttctcataaaataaaagatttttgattactaaatttatttataaattattgttTATCCCTTTTTCTTTGTATTGTTATATAGCAATAATAATAACGTGCCGGATGTGCCCGTTTtgctttaaaaaatatttaaaattgtcCCATTATGTGAATCGTTATATTatgtatattaaaataaaagttgTATTACATTTGATAATATTATACTGAACCCTTACTTTGAAGagtagtttttttaaaattaaattatctaCAATCCAATGAACTTTGTCTTAAATAAGCAAGAGAAACTTTAGATAAATAAGCAAGAGAAACTTTAGAAGAAACTACTATGAGTacgtttcttgtgagacggtctcacgaagacggtctcacgaatctttatctgtgagacgggtcaactttaTCGATATtctaaataaaaagtaatactcttagcataaaaagtactattttttcattgactatctaaataagagatctgtctcacaaaatacgacccgtgagatcgtctcccGTAAGTTTTTATCAAATATTAGTTGGCCTAATAGATTTTTGGTATGAAATTTCAGCGTGAAAGATTTGTTtggataaaattttaattatttttggttTTTGAAATATGTATAGTCGTAGGACGCATTTcagcttaaatttttttttccctatTTTTTCACATAAAAACAATCGTATTCTTGTTGAGATAAAGCATCATCGAAACTATTGCCAAACCAAAATATTTCAGATTGCGATTAGATCGGATTGATGAATTTGAATTTATAggaataaatttgaaattgaagCTGATCAGCCAACATAAGGATTTCAAATCATTCGTGttaattttgaaccaaattgaTACAATAGATTTGATGCGttgatttgaaattaaattcaCTCAAATCTTTCCATCCAAATACAATCCTTATATTTGAGTACCtaattaatttcatattttaaaatataaaaaataaccaCCAACAAAGATATAAACCAAAAAAATTCGGAAAAACTCATATCAATTATATTGTTCACGACAGAACTCATACTATTATTACTACTAtaatctatactatattataataatacACCATGAATAGTGTAAATTAACCCTTCTTAGCACCATAGTATAATCGTAAACTGATCGTATGAACCCTAATCTAATCTAAAAAATATatactaaaatttaaaaaaaaacatgaaaaagttTGACTAGCTAGCCTAATTACTGTTATTCATCCAACTAGAAGATTTTAATCAACATTCATACTCGCATGAACAGGAAAAATTCAGACAAGCTGCATCAAAAAATCGTGAACCCCATAAGTCTGAGCATACTACTAAGCAGCACTCTTCACTATCGCAATATACATCATCTACGTCCTTAAAACACGTCGGGGGATCGTACGAAAGACTCGATCTTCTTCCTGCACACGTACGTATAGAGGGAAATTGAGTAAACATGAATGTAGTTAGTAGCTAGAGTTTCGAAAATACGACAATCGTCTTCCATGAAATTTACCCAAGCTTACACGAGAACAAGAAGGAACAAGAATTACCTGAGGTAAGAGAAACCAGGAAAATCATCGCCAAAGCGATGATCAAAATCTTCGCCATATGCTTAATTTTGGCTCACTTTTTTTAATTTCTACCATATTATTATGTGTGTATCTACTATATATACTGGATTCTTTGTAAATATTGGTCCTTATCAAATAATATTACGATaatgttaaaataatttaaaaaatggtTAAATCTTGACCAAGAGATAAACTTAAATAATATGCTCTCTTCTATTATAATAACTCTTTTTAGGATCATGTTTTGATGAAAACAAAAATATCCCTAATAAAAACACAAATATCcctgaaataataataataataataataataataataataagtcatcttaattttaaaaatatcataaaaagttaaaaaaaatagtaaatttgCAGTTTATTTACAACTAACATATagcaataatatatatatatatatatatatatatatatgtttatctttattcatattttaaattttattgatagTATTACATATCAGGAGATCTCCTGTTACGAATCgactatatacatatatatatgtgtgtgtttatctttattcatattttaaattttaacgaTAGTATTACATATCAGGATATCTCCTGTTACGAGTCGACctgatttataatatttttcatggatgtaATCTAGACATATATCATCTCAATTCTCACAACATTGACGAATGAGATAGTCTCATTTgagtttttatgaaaaataGTAGGTATTctatgagacggtcttacggatatatatatattcgtgGGATTGGTCGACCTGGTCGATACCTACAacgaaaattaatatttttgacataaaaatagcatttttatgGTCGAATCGAATATGATATATGTGACGTAATTGATACATGAGACGATCTAATAAaagtttttgtcttttcttttgaaaattaaCAAATAGG
Protein-coding sequences here:
- the LOC142555736 gene encoding large ribosomal subunit protein eL30; protein product: MVAAKKTKKTHESINNRLALVVKSGKYTLGYKTVLKTLRNSKGKLVLISNNCPPLRKSEIEYYAMLSKVVVHHFNGNNVDLGTACGKYFRVSCLSILDPGDSDIIKSLTGGDQ